The Catenuloplanes niger genome includes a window with the following:
- the gap gene encoding type I glyceraldehyde-3-phosphate dehydrogenase yields MTRIAVNGFGRIGRSFLRALLDRDSKLEVIAINDLTAPSALAHLLKYDSTLGRLGRPVEVDGNTLVVDGHRITVLSERDPAHLPWRDLGVDIVLESTGRFTSADAARAHLSAGASKVLVSAPASGADVTLAYGVNTDAYDPAHHTIVSNASCTTNALAPLAAVLDDLAGIEHGFMTTVHAYTQEQNLQDGPHRDLRRARAAAVNIVPTTTGAAKAIGLVLPRLDGRLSGDSIRVPVPVGSIVELNTTVARDVTRDEVLAAYRKAAEGPLKGILEYADEPLVSGDITGNPASSVFDAALTRVDGRHIKVVAWYDNEWGFSNRVIDTLELLAG; encoded by the coding sequence ATGACACGCATCGCCGTCAACGGATTCGGCCGTATCGGACGCAGCTTCCTCCGTGCCCTTCTCGATCGGGACAGCAAGCTCGAGGTGATCGCGATCAACGATCTCACCGCCCCGTCGGCGCTGGCCCACCTGCTCAAGTACGACAGCACGCTCGGCCGTCTCGGCCGCCCGGTCGAGGTGGACGGCAACACGTTGGTCGTCGACGGCCACCGGATCACCGTCCTGTCCGAGCGCGACCCGGCCCACCTCCCGTGGCGGGACCTCGGCGTCGACATCGTGCTGGAGTCGACCGGCCGGTTCACGTCCGCGGACGCCGCCCGCGCGCACCTCTCCGCCGGTGCCTCGAAGGTCCTGGTCAGCGCGCCCGCGTCCGGCGCCGACGTGACGCTCGCCTACGGCGTCAACACGGACGCGTACGACCCGGCGCACCACACGATCGTCTCGAACGCGTCCTGCACCACGAACGCGCTCGCCCCGCTGGCCGCCGTCCTCGACGACCTGGCCGGCATCGAGCACGGCTTCATGACCACGGTGCACGCGTACACGCAGGAGCAGAACCTGCAGGACGGCCCGCACCGCGACCTGCGCCGTGCCCGCGCCGCCGCCGTCAACATCGTGCCCACCACCACCGGCGCCGCCAAGGCCATCGGCCTGGTCCTGCCCCGGCTCGACGGCCGGCTCTCCGGCGACTCGATCCGCGTCCCGGTCCCGGTCGGCTCGATCGTCGAGCTGAACACCACGGTGGCCCGCGACGTGACGCGCGACGAGGTCCTCGCCGCCTACCGGAAGGCCGCCGAGGGCCCGCTGAAGGGCATCCTCGAGTACGCCGACGAGCCGCTGGTCTCCGGCGACATCACCGGCAACCCGGCCTCGTCCGTCTTCGACGCCGCCCTCACCCGCGTCGACGGCCGCCACATCAAGGTCGTCGCCTGGTACGACAACGAGTGGGGCTTCTCCAACCGCGTCATCGACACCCTCGAACTCCTGGCCGGCTGA
- a CDS encoding DUF2306 domain-containing protein, translating to MESAAMPSASAISMAAVTIRSSVSARDWWISAHVLSGSVAPLAGALQVRPWSRQTRPALHRRAGRVYVFGGALPAAATALLLAIHSPFGPIAMSGSVILAILWFGTTPAGWRAARRRRPREHRRWMIRSYVLSTSIISNRIWGALIAISVLPGLPPAISEDPVPTGWFIGGMTTWLGWTVPPLIAEWWLERTPRRRPDPPVPAALSPATGT from the coding sequence ATGGAGAGCGCGGCGATGCCGTCGGCGTCCGCGATCTCGATGGCCGCCGTGACGATCCGCTCCAGCGTCAGCGCCCGCGACTGGTGGATCTCCGCGCACGTGCTGTCCGGTTCCGTGGCACCGCTCGCCGGCGCGCTGCAGGTCCGGCCCTGGTCGCGGCAGACCCGGCCCGCGCTGCACCGGCGCGCCGGCCGCGTCTACGTCTTCGGTGGCGCGCTCCCCGCCGCCGCCACCGCGCTGCTCCTCGCGATCCACTCGCCGTTCGGCCCGATCGCCATGTCCGGCAGCGTCATCCTGGCGATCCTCTGGTTCGGCACCACGCCGGCCGGCTGGCGGGCGGCCCGGCGCCGGCGCCCCCGCGAGCACCGCCGCTGGATGATCCGCAGCTACGTGCTCTCCACCTCGATCATCTCGAACCGGATCTGGGGCGCGCTGATCGCGATCTCCGTACTTCCCGGCCTGCCACCGGCGATCAGCGAGGACCCCGTGCCGACCGGCTGGTTCATCGGTGGCATGACCACCTGGCTCGGCTGGACCGTCCCGCCGCTGATCGCCGAGTGGTGGCTGGAACGCACCCCACGCCGCCGACCCGACCCACCGGTCCCGGCCGCGCTCTCCCCGGCCACCGGCACCTGA
- a CDS encoding GlxA family transcriptional regulator translates to MHQIAVLVLEGAKPLDVGIPAQVFSNRPSMPYEVRVCGPAPGLVTGGDGLSYHVAEGLDAFDRADTIFIPGYREPATTEPPPAVVEALRHAHTRGTRLAAISTGAFALAATGLLDGRRATTHWHYTRALADRHPLVRVDENVLFVDEGAVLTSAGAASGIDLCLHLVRRDHGVGLSNHVARRLVAAPYRSGGQAQYVPRSVPEPLGDLFAGTREWALAHLDERLTLEVLARNARVSARTFSRRFVEDTGYTPMQWVLRARVDVARELLERSDLSVEAIARRVGLGTGANLRLHFHRILGTSPSEYRHTFSA, encoded by the coding sequence GTGCATCAGATCGCCGTACTCGTGCTGGAGGGCGCCAAGCCGCTGGACGTCGGCATCCCGGCGCAGGTCTTCTCCAACCGGCCGAGCATGCCCTACGAGGTGCGCGTCTGCGGTCCCGCGCCCGGCCTGGTGACCGGCGGTGACGGCCTGTCGTACCACGTGGCCGAGGGCCTGGACGCGTTCGACCGCGCCGACACGATCTTCATCCCGGGCTACCGGGAGCCCGCCACCACGGAACCGCCGCCCGCGGTCGTCGAGGCGCTGCGGCACGCGCACACCCGCGGCACCCGCCTCGCCGCGATCTCCACCGGCGCGTTCGCGCTGGCCGCGACGGGCCTGCTGGACGGCCGCCGGGCCACCACGCACTGGCACTACACGCGCGCGCTCGCGGACCGCCATCCGCTGGTCCGGGTGGACGAGAACGTGCTGTTCGTGGACGAGGGCGCGGTACTCACGTCCGCCGGCGCCGCGTCCGGCATCGACCTGTGCCTGCACCTGGTCCGCCGCGACCACGGCGTCGGCCTGTCCAACCACGTGGCACGCCGGCTGGTCGCAGCCCCGTACCGCAGCGGCGGCCAGGCACAGTACGTGCCGCGCAGCGTGCCGGAGCCGCTCGGTGATCTCTTCGCCGGCACGCGGGAGTGGGCGCTCGCGCACCTCGACGAGCGCCTCACGCTCGAGGTCCTGGCCCGCAACGCGCGCGTCTCCGCGCGCACGTTCTCCCGCCGCTTCGTCGAGGACACCGGCTACACACCCATGCAGTGGGTGCTGCGCGCCCGCGTCGACGTGGCGCGCGAACTGCTGGAACGCAGCGACCTCAGCGTCGAGGCGATCGCCCGGCGGGTCGGCCTCGGCACCGGCGCCAACCTGCGCCTGCACTTCCACCGGATCCTCGGCACCTCGCCGTCGGAGTACCGCCACACGTTCTCGGCGTAG
- a CDS encoding VOC family protein, whose amino-acid sequence MGEIAAGLTRQHASDTVHDLGWRYVLGAVSTTVRTRDLAEAAALVTRLAAVDGSTEHLRADLRADRVLLTLSTWPARWLTPESLALAAVLTAEIRAAGLTADAVAEHAVQALEIAVDALDADAIRPFWRAVLGYRGDAGLHDPRGQGPAVWFQRMDAARPQRNRVHVDISVPHDVAPARVAAALDAGGTLLSDAAAPAFWVLADPEGNEACVSGWEGRDAPAA is encoded by the coding sequence ATGGGTGAGATCGCCGCGGGCCTGACCCGCCAGCACGCCTCCGACACCGTCCACGACCTCGGCTGGCGATACGTCCTGGGCGCGGTCAGCACGACCGTCCGCACCCGGGACCTCGCCGAGGCCGCCGCGCTCGTCACCCGCCTCGCCGCCGTCGACGGCAGCACCGAGCACCTGCGCGCCGATCTGCGCGCGGACCGCGTGCTGCTCACGCTGAGCACCTGGCCGGCCCGGTGGCTGACGCCGGAGAGCCTGGCCCTCGCGGCCGTCCTGACCGCCGAGATCCGCGCCGCCGGCCTCACCGCGGACGCGGTCGCCGAGCACGCCGTCCAGGCCCTGGAGATCGCCGTCGACGCCCTCGACGCCGACGCGATCCGTCCGTTCTGGCGGGCGGTCCTCGGCTACCGCGGCGACGCCGGCCTGCACGATCCCCGAGGCCAGGGCCCCGCCGTGTGGTTCCAGCGGATGGACGCCGCACGCCCGCAGCGCAACCGCGTCCACGTCGACATCAGCGTCCCGCACGACGTCGCACCGGCACGCGTCGCCGCCGCGCTCGACGCCGGCGGCACCCTGCTCTCCGACGCCGCGGCCCCGGCCTTCTGGGTCCTCGCCGACCCCGAGGGCAACGAGGCGTGCGTCAGCGGCTGGGAGGGCCGCGACGCACCGGCCGCCTGA
- a CDS encoding GNAT family N-acetyltransferase — protein sequence MPARPLPVLCRPTGLHVTQTDRLWLVTDRVTDHARWARQAADDPAPAAEWPAELLRHGRGVLLGPVADAIVDGDGRDLLPPDPDRLFVAAINRSTHRLIGGVSLTGHHLLGGIDRAERRRGYGHEMLSAVCRLAHRHFDLARLTAVCTPGNEPARRWLAAAGFTPDGATWEHTDPGHTLRCPGRRPRR from the coding sequence ATGCCCGCGCGCCCGTTACCCGTGCTGTGCCGGCCGACCGGCCTGCACGTGACACAGACCGACCGGCTGTGGCTCGTCACCGACCGGGTCACCGACCACGCGCGCTGGGCCCGGCAGGCGGCCGACGACCCCGCGCCCGCCGCGGAGTGGCCCGCGGAGCTCCTCCGGCACGGCCGCGGCGTGCTGCTCGGACCGGTCGCGGACGCCATCGTGGACGGTGACGGCCGGGACCTGCTGCCGCCCGACCCGGACCGCTTGTTCGTGGCCGCGATCAACCGGTCGACGCACCGCCTGATCGGCGGCGTGTCCCTCACCGGCCACCACCTTCTCGGCGGCATCGACCGGGCCGAACGGCGCCGGGGATACGGTCACGAGATGCTGTCCGCGGTGTGCCGGCTCGCCCACCGCCACTTCGACCTCGCCCGCCTCACCGCCGTCTGCACCCCCGGCAACGAGCCCGCCCGCCGCTGGCTGGCCGCCGCCGGTTTCACCCCGGACGGCGCCACCTGGGAGCACACCGACCCGGGCCACACCCTCCGCTGCCCCGGTCGCCGCCCCCGGCGATAG
- a CDS encoding excalibur calcium-binding domain-containing protein has translation MSNQANALRKPTPQQAIWASISAALLGLCCCGGAIGLFADDGDGGRDGGPPADVAVVSSPSSAPSRSPLPSPSVSPSPSPSPSLSPSLSPSGSPSPKPVVTSAAPAGDKRYKTCAEVLADGLGPYREGTDPEYAWYRDADGDGVVCERSSSGGGSSSGGGSSSGGGSSSGGGSSSGGGSGDSGGGAVYYENCSAARAAGAAPVRAGQPGYGRHLDRDGDGVGCE, from the coding sequence GTGAGTAATCAGGCCAATGCGCTGCGGAAGCCGACGCCGCAGCAGGCGATATGGGCGTCGATCAGCGCGGCCCTGCTCGGGCTGTGCTGCTGCGGCGGTGCGATCGGACTCTTCGCGGACGACGGCGACGGCGGCCGGGACGGTGGCCCACCGGCGGATGTCGCGGTCGTCTCCTCGCCCTCGTCCGCGCCGTCCCGCTCCCCGCTGCCGTCCCCGTCCGTGTCCCCGTCTCCGTCACCCTCCCCGTCGTTGTCGCCGTCGTTGTCGCCGTCGGGTTCTCCGTCGCCGAAGCCGGTCGTGACGTCGGCGGCCCCGGCGGGGGACAAGCGCTACAAGACGTGCGCGGAGGTGCTGGCCGACGGGCTGGGACCCTACCGGGAAGGCACGGATCCGGAGTACGCGTGGTACCGCGACGCGGACGGCGACGGCGTGGTGTGCGAGCGGTCGTCCTCCGGTGGCGGGTCCTCCTCGGGCGGCGGGTCCTCCTCGGGCGGCGGGTCCTCCTCGGGCGGTGGGTCGTCCTCGGGTGGCGGGTCCGGTGATTCCGGGGGCGGTGCCGTGTACTACGAGAACTGTTCCGCCGCGCGTGCCGCCGGTGCCGCGCCGGTCCGTGCGGGCCAGCCGGGTTACGGCAGGCATCTGGACCGCGACGGCGACGGCGTCGGCTGCGAGTAG
- a CDS encoding DUF2231 domain-containing protein translates to MFETVMGIPAHPLMVHAAVVFVPLLAVLAIVYAFVPVTRAHTRWVLGLLAIGAPLSALLAKLSGDAFYARLDSQGRISDGYYPRLNEHSDLGTTTLLVSVALGVITLALVWFVRPKDGFAASNRVLGILLGVLALAASGATLYYVIRTGDTGAKAVWEGQ, encoded by the coding sequence GTGTTCGAGACCGTGATGGGCATTCCGGCCCACCCGCTGATGGTGCACGCCGCGGTGGTGTTCGTGCCGCTGCTGGCCGTGCTGGCGATCGTCTACGCGTTCGTGCCGGTCACCCGCGCGCACACCCGGTGGGTGCTCGGCCTGCTCGCGATCGGCGCGCCGCTGTCCGCGCTGCTGGCGAAGCTGAGCGGGGACGCGTTCTACGCCCGGCTGGACTCGCAGGGCCGGATCAGCGACGGCTACTACCCGCGGCTCAACGAGCACAGCGACCTGGGCACCACCACGCTGCTCGTGTCCGTCGCGCTCGGCGTCATCACGCTGGCGCTGGTCTGGTTCGTCCGCCCGAAGGACGGCTTCGCCGCGTCCAACCGGGTCCTCGGCATCCTGCTCGGCGTGCTGGCGCTCGCCGCGTCCGGTGCCACGCTCTACTACGTGATCCGCACCGGTGACACCGGCGCGAAGGCGGTGTGGGAGGGCCAGTAG
- a CDS encoding cellulase family glycosylhydrolase: MRRLLALIVLAGVALVAVPAPASATPLPDVFRDEFGRELVLRGFNVSGSTKLRETGLLPFRSTADAAASATAMRDLTGATAIRFLISWEGVQPRPGVIDHAYLDRAAAQIRAFTDRGIRVLLDYHQDLWSRHLFDADSWYTGDGAPAWVIEAGDYPDESCGICILWGQNMLTNAAVREAAHDFWLNERGVQDAFLAQAGAAMRHLADTLPPSSFALMLGVDPLNEPFDGGLDGMSGSEWERQRLMPFHQRFRAVMDANGWAARPAFVEPLVFWNTTFGEAGGFDTVPPLGTRFVFNAHYYDGARMTLDPTPARDGSYSAAMNRIRDRAAALGTTAFVSEFGNALSGTGSAARTPWMIRAMYQGLDSRLPGANWWRDAAAAGPVLSSTQWHWDIYSGRHAEAMNGNPAKVRTEGDAWNDEDHSVISGAGALRLDPRVLDRLHPTAIAGRQLAFGYEDLARDGYGGAGSTAAWMTPPAGLPTVSALVSGRQYGVLVWRTTGLDAPTEMHLPASFAPARTVVVSSAAATVSERKLSLSASGTSVRVALVVNASTGAPPTAAQLAAARAELEAWADATW; this comes from the coding sequence ATGCGAAGGCTTCTCGCGTTGATCGTGCTGGCCGGCGTCGCGCTCGTCGCGGTGCCGGCCCCGGCGTCCGCCACCCCGCTGCCGGACGTGTTCCGGGACGAGTTCGGCCGGGAGCTGGTGCTGCGTGGCTTCAACGTCTCCGGCAGCACGAAGCTGCGCGAGACCGGTCTGCTCCCGTTCCGCAGCACCGCGGACGCGGCGGCCTCCGCGACCGCGATGCGCGACCTCACCGGCGCGACCGCGATCCGCTTTTTGATCTCCTGGGAGGGCGTGCAGCCGCGGCCCGGCGTGATCGACCACGCCTACCTGGACCGGGCCGCCGCGCAGATCCGCGCGTTCACCGACCGGGGCATCCGGGTGCTGCTCGACTATCACCAGGACCTCTGGTCGCGCCACCTGTTCGACGCGGACAGCTGGTACACCGGCGACGGCGCGCCCGCCTGGGTGATCGAGGCCGGCGACTACCCGGACGAGTCCTGCGGCATCTGCATCCTGTGGGGCCAGAACATGCTGACCAACGCGGCGGTACGCGAGGCGGCGCACGACTTCTGGCTCAACGAGCGCGGCGTGCAGGACGCGTTCCTGGCCCAGGCCGGCGCCGCGATGCGACACCTCGCGGACACGCTGCCGCCGTCGTCGTTCGCGCTGATGCTCGGCGTCGACCCGCTCAACGAGCCGTTCGACGGCGGCCTGGACGGCATGTCCGGCAGCGAGTGGGAGCGGCAGCGGCTGATGCCGTTCCACCAGCGTTTCCGGGCCGTGATGGACGCGAACGGCTGGGCCGCCCGGCCGGCGTTCGTGGAGCCGCTGGTCTTCTGGAACACCACGTTCGGCGAGGCCGGCGGCTTCGACACCGTCCCACCCCTGGGCACCCGGTTCGTGTTCAACGCCCACTACTACGACGGCGCGCGGATGACGCTCGACCCGACCCCGGCCCGGGACGGCAGCTACTCCGCCGCGATGAACCGGATCCGGGACCGGGCCGCCGCGCTCGGCACCACCGCGTTCGTCTCCGAGTTCGGCAACGCGCTCTCCGGCACCGGCAGCGCCGCCCGCACACCGTGGATGATCCGGGCGATGTACCAGGGACTCGACTCGCGGCTGCCGGGCGCGAACTGGTGGCGGGACGCGGCCGCCGCGGGCCCGGTGCTCTCGTCCACCCAGTGGCACTGGGACATCTACAGTGGACGGCACGCCGAGGCGATGAACGGCAACCCGGCGAAGGTGCGGACCGAGGGCGACGCGTGGAACGACGAGGACCACTCGGTGATCTCCGGCGCGGGTGCGCTCCGGCTCGACCCACGCGTGCTGGACCGGCTCCACCCGACCGCGATCGCGGGCCGGCAGCTCGCCTTCGGCTACGAGGACCTGGCCCGCGACGGGTACGGCGGGGCCGGCAGCACCGCGGCCTGGATGACGCCGCCGGCCGGGCTGCCCACGGTGTCCGCGCTGGTGAGCGGCCGTCAGTACGGCGTGCTGGTGTGGCGCACGACCGGGCTCGACGCGCCCACCGAGATGCACCTGCCGGCGTCGTTCGCTCCCGCGCGCACCGTCGTGGTGTCCTCCGCCGCCGCCACGGTGTCGGAGCGAAAGCTGTCGCTGTCCGCGAGTGGCACGTCCGTCCGGGTCGCGCTCGTGGTGAACGCGTCGACCGGCGCGCCGCCGACCGCGGCGCAGCTCGCCGCCGCCCGCGCCGAACTCGAGGCCTGGGCCGACGCCACCTGGTAG
- a CDS encoding dienelactone hydrolase family protein translates to MARLAERLGSATMSLYRHVANREELLVLMAAAAPGTPPAVDAERGWWPGLRTWAHALREVHLRHPWILTVNPGRPPIDPGQLRWADAGLAVPSRTGLSGDRRLSAIMAVLHYVRGEAQLGAGLADSDRADDATQEAYVRLVAADRFRTCRPRSGTARSPGRARWWARTSSSAWRECSTGSATSSTPLDGKRFPAYHRRMKRRAFTALPAAALLPAATAPFPGAAPAHATAGPPAPTPGVHPPGAGPGTPPGPGTPLGSFESPGVVHGNLPAFYERLRADLRYPDAWGSSPIRDFDGWRRHARALVERHLVHPADDRLPFRPHVLDERRTTRGYVRRLVAFDITRYSRVRAALLTPDRPGPHPAVLLLHDHGARFDIGKEKFVEPWYDEARLNSAREWTTRLMSGRFVADELAARGYVVLAVDTLGWGDRAGLTYEAQQALASNLYELGSSPAGLAAREDARAAAFLASLPQVDRRRIGAVGFSMGAFRAWQVAALSDHVAAAVSACWLTTVADMMVPGNNTLRGQSAFWMLHPGLHRHLDIPDVATIAAPKPLMAFDGELDTLFTPAGVAAAHARLREVWAGRHASRNLVTEVYPGKGHVFDADMQEESFAWLDRTLRR, encoded by the coding sequence ATGGCCCGCCTCGCCGAGCGCCTGGGCAGCGCGACCATGTCGCTGTACCGGCACGTGGCCAACAGGGAGGAGCTGCTGGTCCTCATGGCCGCGGCGGCACCGGGCACGCCACCGGCCGTCGACGCCGAGCGCGGCTGGTGGCCGGGCCTGCGGACCTGGGCGCACGCGTTGCGCGAGGTCCACCTCCGGCACCCGTGGATCCTGACCGTCAACCCGGGGCGCCCGCCGATCGACCCCGGTCAGCTCCGGTGGGCGGACGCCGGCCTGGCCGTGCCGAGCCGCACCGGGCTGAGCGGCGACCGGCGGCTCTCCGCGATCATGGCGGTCCTGCACTACGTGCGCGGCGAGGCACAGCTCGGCGCGGGCCTGGCCGACTCCGACCGGGCCGACGACGCGACCCAGGAGGCGTACGTCCGGCTGGTCGCGGCCGACCGCTTCCGCACCTGTCGGCCGCGATCCGGGACGGCGCGTTCTCCGGGGAGGGCGCGGTGGTGGGCGCGGACGTCGAGTTCGGCCTGGCGCGAGTGCTCGACGGGATCGGCCACCTCATCGACACCGCTTGATGGAAAGCGCTTTCCCGCCTACCATCGGCGCATGAAGCGCCGGGCCTTCACCGCACTCCCCGCCGCCGCGCTGCTGCCGGCCGCCACCGCACCGTTCCCCGGGGCCGCACCGGCCCACGCGACCGCCGGCCCGCCGGCCCCTACACCGGGCGTGCATCCCCCGGGCGCGGGGCCGGGCACACCACCCGGGCCGGGGACGCCGCTCGGCTCGTTCGAGTCGCCCGGCGTCGTCCACGGCAACCTGCCCGCGTTCTACGAGCGGCTGCGCGCCGATCTGCGGTACCCCGACGCCTGGGGTAGCTCCCCGATCCGCGACTTCGACGGGTGGCGCCGGCACGCCCGCGCGCTCGTCGAGCGCCATCTCGTCCATCCCGCCGACGACCGGCTCCCGTTCCGGCCGCACGTGCTCGACGAGCGGCGCACCACCCGGGGGTACGTGCGGCGTCTGGTCGCGTTCGACATCACCCGGTACAGCCGGGTGCGCGCCGCGTTGCTCACGCCGGACCGGCCGGGCCCGCACCCGGCCGTGCTGCTGCTGCACGACCACGGCGCCCGCTTCGACATCGGCAAGGAGAAGTTCGTCGAGCCGTGGTACGACGAGGCCCGCCTCAACTCCGCCCGGGAATGGACCACCCGGCTGATGAGCGGCCGTTTCGTCGCCGACGAGCTGGCCGCCCGGGGTTACGTCGTGCTCGCCGTCGACACGCTCGGCTGGGGCGACCGCGCCGGCCTGACCTACGAGGCGCAGCAGGCGCTCGCGAGCAACCTCTACGAGCTCGGTTCCTCGCCGGCCGGCCTGGCCGCCCGCGAGGACGCCCGGGCCGCCGCGTTCCTGGCCTCGCTCCCCCAGGTGGACCGCCGCCGGATCGGCGCGGTCGGCTTCTCGATGGGCGCGTTCCGCGCGTGGCAGGTCGCCGCGCTCTCCGACCACGTCGCCGCCGCCGTCTCCGCCTGCTGGCTCACCACGGTCGCGGACATGATGGTGCCCGGCAACAACACGCTGCGCGGCCAGTCCGCGTTCTGGATGCTGCACCCCGGCCTGCACCGCCACCTGGACATCCCGGACGTGGCCACGATCGCCGCCCCGAAACCGCTGATGGCCTTCGACGGCGAGCTGGACACGCTCTTCACCCCGGCCGGCGTGGCCGCCGCCCACGCCCGGCTGCGCGAGGTCTGGGCCGGCCGGCACGCGAGCCGCAACCTCGTCACCGAGGTCTACCCCGGCAAGGGCCACGTCTTCGACGCCGACATGCAGGAGGAGAGCTTCGCCTGGCTCGACCGGACCCTGCGGCGCTGA
- a CDS encoding NADP-dependent oxidoreductase encodes MKALRFAEFGPPEVMSVVETPAPNAGPGRIRIAVRAAGVSPADSRIRAGATPPVPLPRIPGLDAAGVVDQVGEDVRGYRIGDEVFGIAPGGACAEHAVLTHFAHKPPAMSWADAAGLPTAVEAAVRALETLRPAPGDVLLITGAAGAVGLAAAQLARARGLLVAGVADAGAHDLLRDAGITPVTAPEAVRSLIPDGIDCVFDAAGAVTPGLIALAGAADRVVTTGPAGDTGALSLTTDAPRRAWHGLAEAAGLFERGEFRLPVDRTLPLADAPEAHRLSDSGHRLALVL; translated from the coding sequence ATGAAAGCTCTGCGCTTCGCCGAGTTCGGACCGCCCGAGGTGATGAGCGTCGTCGAGACGCCCGCGCCGAACGCCGGTCCCGGCCGGATCCGCATCGCGGTCCGCGCCGCCGGCGTCAGCCCCGCCGATTCCCGGATCCGCGCCGGTGCCACGCCGCCCGTGCCGCTGCCGCGCATCCCCGGCCTGGACGCGGCCGGCGTCGTCGACCAGGTCGGCGAGGACGTGCGCGGCTACCGGATCGGCGACGAGGTCTTCGGCATCGCGCCCGGCGGCGCCTGCGCCGAACACGCGGTGCTGACCCACTTCGCGCACAAGCCACCCGCGATGAGCTGGGCCGACGCGGCCGGTCTGCCCACCGCGGTGGAGGCCGCGGTGCGCGCGCTGGAGACGTTGCGCCCGGCCCCCGGCGACGTCCTGCTGATCACCGGTGCGGCCGGCGCGGTCGGCCTGGCCGCGGCCCAGCTCGCCCGGGCCCGCGGCCTGCTGGTCGCCGGCGTCGCTGACGCGGGCGCGCACGACCTGCTGCGCGACGCCGGCATCACGCCGGTCACCGCGCCGGAGGCCGTGCGGTCGCTGATCCCGGACGGCATCGACTGCGTCTTCGACGCCGCCGGCGCGGTGACGCCCGGCCTGATCGCGCTGGCCGGCGCCGCCGACCGGGTGGTCACGACCGGCCCGGCCGGCGACACCGGCGCGCTGAGCCTCACCACCGACGCGCCCCGCCGCGCCTGGCACGGCCTGGCCGAGGCCGCCGGCCTCTTCGAACGCGGCGAGTTCCGCCTCCCCGTCGACCGCACGCTCCCGCTCGCCGACGCCCCCGAGGCCCACCGCCTCAGCGACTCCGGCCACCGCTTGGCCCTCGTGCTGTAG
- a CDS encoding cellulose binding domain-containing protein, producing MRGGIAALAAACVMALIPAVPASAAGPAVSAGEPCDISYRPTPGNEVFDVYLVIRNTSGYEINGWTLAFVLPPGQSFVRGSEYEVNISTADQAVDGWNKPWNGTVVDRGTVGLGFKVRGPNWQIEPTEFLINGKKCSVSP from the coding sequence GTGCGAGGGGGAATCGCCGCACTGGCGGCGGCGTGCGTGATGGCGTTGATCCCGGCGGTGCCGGCGTCGGCGGCGGGTCCGGCGGTGTCGGCGGGGGAGCCCTGCGACATCAGCTACCGGCCCACGCCCGGCAACGAGGTCTTCGACGTGTATCTCGTCATCCGGAACACCAGCGGGTACGAGATCAACGGCTGGACGCTGGCGTTCGTGCTGCCGCCGGGGCAGTCGTTCGTGCGCGGCAGCGAGTACGAGGTGAACATCTCCACCGCGGACCAGGCGGTGGACGGCTGGAACAAGCCGTGGAACGGCACGGTCGTGGACCGGGGCACGGTCGGCCTCGGTTTCAAGGTCAGGGGCCCGAACTGGCAGATCGAGCCGACGGAGTTCCTCATCAACGGCAAGAAGTGTTCGGTATCGCCCTGA